A window of Ignicoccus hospitalis KIN4/I contains these coding sequences:
- a CDS encoding aldehyde ferredoxin oxidoreductase family protein, with amino-acid sequence MSEFKLLRVNLSSQKVREERVDEKTLRRFLGGRGLGAYLALKEIPKGADPLGPENKLFIMSGPVTGTAEGFEAGRTHFVGKSPLTGLLGESNMGGRFAPWMRYSGYDGIVLEGKSDEPVWISVIDGEVKFHSAKEVWGRGTHYTEYYVKKQLNAKPNEGAVLAIGPAGENGVRFASLIHAGGRAGGRTGLGAVMGSKKVKAIYVYGTRKPEVVDEERFKKGVEHLKEKIGNHPVKKALNSYGTAVLVNIINKIGALPTKNWRKGTFEKAEEISGERMAEKYLVKTRGCWGCQIECGRLVKTYSPEWGVPEGSKGPEYETIFAIGSNLELSNLEAIIRINHVLNDLGMDTIEFGNTVAVLMELYERAEELGEKSEELKKLLDGLRPVWGVPNPVLELAYKVANRDGIGNVMANGAKALAEAFGCDCVAEARGMSLPAYDPRAIKAMALAYATSNRGGCHLRAYAVSFEVLGIPVKTDPLEVNKEKAKMVKEQQDFFASIDSMIVCKFNTFMTPSPEDYVDLLAGVTGWDVTADEIMEIGERIYNVERLFNVREGDPGDYLSKRLLEEALPDGPAKGETAKEALEVMLPAYYEYRGWEDGKPTEETLKRLGLQEFLYII; translated from the coding sequence TTGAGCGAGTTCAAGCTCCTCCGCGTGAACTTGAGCTCCCAAAAGGTTAGGGAGGAGAGAGTAGACGAGAAGACCTTGAGGAGGTTCTTGGGCGGAAGGGGGCTGGGCGCCTACTTGGCCTTGAAGGAGATACCCAAGGGCGCCGACCCCCTGGGCCCGGAGAACAAGCTCTTCATCATGTCCGGCCCCGTAACTGGCACTGCAGAGGGCTTCGAGGCCGGGAGGACCCACTTCGTGGGCAAGAGCCCCCTGACGGGCCTCTTGGGAGAGAGCAACATGGGCGGGCGCTTCGCCCCTTGGATGAGGTACTCCGGCTACGACGGGATAGTGCTGGAGGGCAAGTCCGACGAGCCCGTCTGGATAAGCGTAATTGATGGGGAGGTGAAGTTCCACAGCGCCAAGGAGGTTTGGGGGAGGGGCACCCACTACACGGAGTACTACGTGAAGAAGCAGCTAAACGCCAAGCCCAACGAAGGGGCCGTGTTGGCCATAGGGCCCGCCGGGGAGAACGGGGTCCGCTTCGCCAGCTTGATCCACGCCGGCGGGAGGGCCGGCGGGAGGACGGGCCTGGGCGCAGTGATGGGCTCTAAAAAGGTCAAGGCGATTTACGTGTACGGCACTAGGAAGCCCGAGGTGGTCGACGAGGAGAGGTTCAAGAAGGGGGTGGAACACCTCAAAGAGAAGATAGGCAACCACCCGGTCAAGAAGGCCTTGAACAGCTACGGCACGGCCGTCTTGGTGAACATCATCAACAAGATAGGCGCCCTCCCCACCAAGAACTGGAGGAAGGGGACCTTCGAGAAGGCCGAAGAGATAAGCGGGGAGAGGATGGCGGAGAAGTACTTGGTCAAGACCAGGGGGTGCTGGGGCTGTCAGATAGAGTGCGGGAGGCTGGTCAAGACCTACTCCCCGGAGTGGGGAGTGCCGGAGGGCTCCAAGGGGCCGGAGTACGAGACCATATTCGCTATAGGCTCCAACTTGGAGCTCTCCAACTTGGAGGCCATAATTAGGATAAACCACGTTCTGAACGACCTGGGAATGGATACTATAGAGTTCGGGAACACGGTTGCTGTACTCATGGAGTTGTACGAGAGGGCCGAAGAGCTCGGCGAGAAGTCCGAGGAACTGAAGAAGCTCTTGGACGGCCTCAGGCCGGTTTGGGGGGTGCCCAACCCGGTGTTGGAGCTCGCCTACAAGGTCGCCAACAGGGACGGCATAGGCAACGTCATGGCTAACGGCGCGAAGGCCTTGGCGGAGGCCTTCGGCTGCGACTGCGTGGCCGAGGCGAGGGGCATGAGCTTGCCGGCCTACGACCCCAGGGCTATAAAGGCTATGGCATTGGCCTACGCCACCTCCAACAGGGGAGGGTGCCACTTGAGGGCCTACGCGGTGAGCTTCGAGGTGTTAGGCATACCAGTCAAGACCGACCCGCTTGAGGTAAACAAGGAGAAGGCTAAGATGGTGAAGGAGCAGCAAGACTTCTTCGCCTCCATAGACAGCATGATAGTGTGTAAGTTCAACACCTTCATGACCCCCTCGCCGGAGGACTACGTGGACTTGTTGGCCGGAGTTACGGGCTGGGACGTAACTGCGGACGAGATAATGGAGATAGGCGAGAGGATATACAACGTGGAGAGGCTGTTCAACGTCCGCGAGGGCGACCCCGGAGACTACTTGAGCAAGAGGCTGTTGGAAGAGGCCCTCCCCGACGGCCCAGCGAAGGGGGAGACCGCGAAGGAGGCCTTGGAGGTCATGCTCCCGGCCTACTACGAGTACAGAGGGTGGGAGGACGGCAAGCCCACAGAGGAGACCTTGAAGAGGTTAGGCCTCCAAGAGTTCCTCTACATAATATAA
- the thrC gene encoding threonine synthase encodes MRAKLRCVRCGAEYDVQPKMFSCPKCGGLLEVVIEPEELPPFSEFTKRSRMKGIWRFAELLPVKSGSPVTMGEGNTPLIRLEKLEKVIGVRRLYAKFEGANPTGSFKDRGMSLAVTVAKEVKARAVVAASTGNTAASAAAYSARAGLKTFLILPSGKVALGKLAQSLLHGAVVVELEGNFDAALEAVKELAKMPEFYPLNSFNPWRLEGQKTLAFELFEEIGVPDVVVVPVGNAGNISAIWKGFKELKEFGYSEALPKMVGVQAEGASPIASAFKAGLNAPLFTDSPETVATAIRIGKPVNWMKAWKAVTESGGTFEVVSDSEIIRAQRLLAREEGVAAEPAGAASLAGVVRLASEGYFNGDEVVTVVVTGHGLKDPDSVKFHPANKLTALNVEDAVEKVVSALKVVA; translated from the coding sequence GTGCGGGCCAAGCTTCGCTGCGTCCGGTGCGGGGCCGAGTACGACGTACAGCCCAAGATGTTCTCGTGCCCCAAGTGCGGGGGCTTGCTGGAGGTGGTAATAGAGCCGGAGGAGCTGCCCCCCTTCTCTGAGTTCACCAAGAGGAGCAGGATGAAGGGGATATGGCGGTTCGCGGAGCTCCTCCCGGTCAAGAGCGGTTCCCCAGTAACGATGGGCGAGGGCAATACCCCCCTCATAAGGTTGGAGAAGCTGGAGAAGGTGATAGGCGTAAGGAGGCTGTACGCGAAGTTCGAAGGGGCCAACCCTACGGGCTCCTTTAAGGACAGGGGCATGAGCCTGGCGGTGACCGTAGCCAAGGAGGTTAAGGCCAGAGCGGTTGTGGCAGCCTCCACTGGCAACACGGCTGCTTCCGCTGCCGCCTACTCGGCCAGGGCGGGGCTCAAGACGTTCTTGATACTCCCGAGCGGCAAGGTGGCCTTGGGCAAGCTGGCCCAGAGCTTGTTGCACGGGGCGGTGGTGGTCGAGCTGGAGGGGAACTTCGACGCGGCCTTGGAGGCGGTCAAGGAGCTGGCCAAGATGCCGGAGTTTTACCCGTTGAACTCCTTCAACCCTTGGAGGCTCGAGGGTCAGAAGACCTTGGCCTTCGAGCTGTTCGAAGAAATAGGGGTCCCGGACGTGGTCGTGGTGCCCGTGGGCAACGCGGGCAACATATCCGCCATATGGAAGGGATTCAAGGAGTTGAAGGAGTTCGGCTACTCCGAGGCCTTGCCCAAGATGGTCGGGGTCCAAGCGGAGGGGGCCTCGCCCATAGCCTCCGCCTTCAAGGCCGGGCTGAACGCCCCGCTCTTCACCGACTCGCCCGAGACCGTGGCCACTGCAATAAGGATAGGGAAGCCCGTGAACTGGATGAAGGCTTGGAAGGCCGTGACGGAGTCCGGGGGAACCTTCGAGGTAGTTTCGGACTCTGAAATCATAAGGGCCCAAAGGCTCCTCGCGAGGGAGGAGGGCGTGGCGGCCGAGCCGGCGGGCGCGGCGAGCTTGGCCGGGGTGGTGAGGCTGGCCTCTGAGGGCTACTTCAACGGGGACGAAGTGGTAACCGTGGTGGTCACGGGCCACGGGCTGAAGGACCCGGACAGCGTGAAGTTCCACCCCGCGAACAAGCTGACGGCCTTGAACGTAGAGGACGCGGTGGAGAAGGTCGTAAGCGCGTTGAAGGTGGTCGCTTGA